From the Acidicapsa ligni genome, one window contains:
- a CDS encoding TIGR03435 family protein yields MKKLLLCILTFAMLCGTALFAQDMTGTWQGTLQIPNNSQGLRTVLKITKASDGTLKGNFYSIDQGAQAIPASAITLQGSTFSYAISMIDGKYEGKLSADANTVTGNWSQGPNPLPLVLTRATKATEWAIPEPPPKLPPMAADADPEFEVATIKPSKPDQQGKGFMVKGREFDTINTSLIDLITFAYGVHPKQIVGAPDWANIDKYDLTAKPDGQGQPNDKQWKTMIQKLLTERFKLTFHHDKKELSVYTLVVAKTGSKINKSEGDPNGLPSLFFHGLGDLPGRNATMADFCGVMQTAVLDRPVVDQTGLAGRYDFNLKWTPDESQFGGLGIKVPPPSDKPDAPPNLYQAIQEQMGLKLDPVKAPADVLIIDKIEKPSAN; encoded by the coding sequence TTGAAGAAACTACTGCTCTGCATCCTCACATTTGCAATGCTTTGTGGAACCGCGCTATTTGCGCAGGACATGACCGGCACATGGCAGGGAACACTCCAGATTCCCAACAACAGCCAGGGACTCCGCACCGTCCTCAAAATCACCAAAGCCTCCGACGGCACCCTCAAAGGCAACTTCTACAGCATTGACCAGGGCGCTCAGGCCATCCCCGCCTCGGCCATCACCCTGCAAGGCTCCACCTTCTCCTACGCCATCTCCATGATCGACGGCAAATATGAGGGCAAGCTAAGCGCCGACGCCAACACCGTCACCGGCAACTGGAGCCAGGGCCCCAACCCGCTGCCGCTCGTCCTGACCCGCGCCACCAAGGCAACCGAGTGGGCCATCCCCGAGCCGCCTCCCAAACTTCCGCCCATGGCCGCCGACGCCGATCCCGAGTTTGAAGTAGCCACCATCAAGCCCTCCAAACCCGACCAGCAGGGCAAAGGATTCATGGTCAAAGGCCGCGAGTTCGACACCATCAACACCAGCCTCATCGACCTCATCACCTTCGCCTACGGCGTTCATCCAAAACAGATCGTCGGCGCACCCGACTGGGCCAACATCGACAAATACGACCTCACCGCCAAGCCCGACGGCCAGGGACAGCCCAACGACAAACAATGGAAGACCATGATCCAGAAGCTGCTGACCGAACGCTTCAAACTAACCTTCCATCACGACAAAAAAGAGCTCTCCGTCTACACACTCGTCGTCGCTAAAACCGGCTCCAAAATAAATAAAAGCGAAGGTGACCCCAACGGCCTGCCCTCTCTTTTCTTCCACGGCCTCGGCGATCTCCCCGGCAGAAACGCCACAATGGCCGACTTCTGCGGAGTCATGCAGACCGCCGTCCTCGACCGTCCCGTAGTCGATCAAACCGGCCTCGCAGGCAGATATGACTTCAACCTCAAATGGACCCCCGATGAATCGCAATTCGGCGGCCTCGGCATCAAAGTTCCGCCTCCCAGCGACAAACCCGACGCCCCACCCAACCTCTATCAAGCCATCCAGGAACAGATGGGCCTAAAACTCGATCCAGTCAAAGCCCCAGCCGACGTCCTGATAATCGACAAGATAGAAAAACCATCCGCCAACTAG
- a CDS encoding NAD(P)-dependent alcohol dehydrogenase, translating to MSTPTRSFAAQSATSSLAPYTLERRTPTEHDVAIEILFCGVCHSDLHQVRDEWHNSVYPVVPGHEIVGRVTKVGSSVTKFKQGDLAAVGCMVDSCRKCPNCLAGLEQYCNSFPVLTYNGPDKHLGGMTYGGYSEGIVVDEAYVLKVPENLNLAAVAPLLCAGITTYSPLRHWKVGPGQKVGIVGLGGLGHMGLKFAHALGAHVVLFTTSPNKVEDAKRLGADEVVISKDAEQMQAHAQSFDFILDAVSADHDPNTYLNLLKTDGTLVLVGAPENPLPVAAFSLLPQRRAIAGSMIGGIAETQEMLDFCGKHEIVSDIEMIDIQQVNDAYTRLLKSDVKYRFVIDMASLKK from the coding sequence ATGTCGACACCTACACGCTCTTTTGCGGCGCAGTCCGCTACTTCTTCGTTGGCTCCTTATACGCTGGAACGACGCACTCCTACGGAGCATGACGTTGCGATAGAAATCTTATTTTGCGGTGTTTGTCATTCGGACCTGCACCAGGTTCGGGATGAGTGGCACAACTCGGTTTATCCGGTGGTGCCGGGTCACGAGATTGTTGGCCGTGTGACGAAGGTTGGCAGTTCGGTAACGAAATTCAAGCAAGGCGATCTGGCGGCTGTTGGATGCATGGTGGACTCCTGCCGGAAATGCCCGAACTGTCTTGCGGGTCTGGAACAGTATTGCAATAGCTTCCCTGTACTTACATACAACGGGCCGGACAAGCATCTGGGCGGCATGACGTATGGCGGCTACTCGGAAGGGATTGTTGTGGATGAGGCGTATGTGCTGAAGGTTCCAGAGAATCTGAACCTTGCGGCTGTGGCTCCGCTGCTGTGCGCGGGGATTACGACGTACTCGCCGCTGCGGCACTGGAAGGTCGGTCCGGGGCAGAAGGTGGGAATCGTTGGCCTGGGTGGACTGGGGCATATGGGGCTGAAGTTTGCTCATGCACTCGGTGCGCATGTGGTGCTGTTCACTACTTCGCCAAACAAGGTGGAGGATGCGAAGCGGCTGGGCGCGGATGAGGTTGTGATTTCAAAGGATGCGGAGCAGATGCAGGCTCATGCGCAGAGCTTTGACTTTATTCTCGACGCGGTTTCGGCGGATCATGACCCTAATACATATCTCAATTTGCTGAAGACGGATGGGACGCTGGTACTTGTTGGCGCGCCGGAAAATCCGTTGCCGGTTGCGGCGTTTAGCTTGTTGCCGCAGCGCAGGGCGATTGCGGGATCGATGATTGGCGGTATTGCGGAGACGCAGGAGATGTTGGATTTCTGCGGTAAGCATGAGATTGTCAGCGATATCGAGATGATCGATATTCAGCAGGTGAACGATGCTTACACGCGGCTGCTGAAGAGCGATGTGAAGTATCGGTTTGTGATCGATATGGCTTCTTTGAAGAAGTAG
- a CDS encoding winged helix-turn-helix domain-containing tetratricopeptide repeat protein, which produces MKLQSRHLFAFSSFLFDPESGDLTQNGVRVPLNKQTAELLTVLLTRAGDLVTREEIRDVLWPRHEIANYEKVINNGISRLRYIFRDDPLNPRFIERIPKRGYRLIIEVTLVDPPEKKSPDTSPPRRTTPVAPTPPVADLPSPADIPSLIEIPPLPAIPSPAETPTPELPPATDPIPSNQAPSNHAPTTPPQPEPPSSSPSSNPSASPSVNQPIQRSLLSRHPALFTLSALLVITAAIAIGLFLKDRKTAAPPAFISIGIPPFEAEGPEAKQLADGFRLDLTDALSQLPRIQVRAAHSFTSSKYDDAGIRNLAQTLQLDTLLFCKLTLNGDQIQLQVEVVRGSDAVHLASFHYSGTKDQMVSIRDEIERDVYARLESTALNGRQVPGSTENPKAYEAYLNARAFLLRWTDEPLDKVLEGFRTAIALDPGFAKAYAEMGSAYVIAAEHSMAPRDNAYRKAEEFAQKAIALDPSQAEAHATLGYIRFRRDWDAASAERELRQAIDLEPNQAIHHAMLALVLGNTGHFEESLHQIDLAHEDDPLWPPVYMGEIYITLGARLNDRAMNAVNKLIRIKPEWPLARDQQAWAFWYSGRYEEAIASWRAMALLGKDSERLALEDRGLQAFHQGGLPAYARVRLKAIQSGHIWAQPNDFEPGEWYLVAGDQERALVEIRAMVKNHSPEALQLAVSPAYNPLHENPEFLALLAQVGLTLPHNYPKP; this is translated from the coding sequence GTGAAGCTCCAGTCTCGTCACCTTTTTGCATTCTCTTCGTTTCTATTCGATCCGGAGAGTGGCGACCTGACGCAAAATGGCGTTCGTGTTCCGCTCAATAAACAGACAGCCGAACTCCTCACCGTCCTGCTCACCCGCGCAGGCGACCTCGTCACCCGCGAAGAAATCCGCGACGTCCTCTGGCCCCGTCACGAAATCGCCAACTACGAAAAAGTCATCAACAACGGAATTAGCCGCCTTCGCTACATCTTCCGCGACGACCCTCTCAATCCCCGTTTCATCGAGCGCATCCCCAAACGCGGCTATCGGCTGATCATCGAAGTAACCCTAGTCGACCCACCCGAAAAGAAAAGCCCCGACACTTCGCCGCCCCGCCGCACGACACCAGTAGCGCCAACCCCGCCGGTTGCCGATCTGCCATCCCCGGCAGACATCCCCAGCCTCATCGAAATCCCACCACTTCCAGCAATCCCGTCCCCAGCAGAGACACCCACGCCCGAATTGCCCCCTGCGACCGATCCCATCCCATCGAACCAGGCTCCGTCGAATCACGCCCCAACAACCCCGCCCCAACCCGAACCTCCGTCTTCCAGTCCGTCTTCCAATCCATCTGCCAGTCCATCCGTAAATCAGCCGATCCAGCGAAGCCTGCTCTCGCGGCATCCAGCCCTCTTCACCCTCAGCGCGCTCCTCGTCATCACCGCAGCGATAGCCATCGGCCTCTTTCTCAAAGACAGAAAAACCGCCGCCCCTCCCGCATTCATCTCCATCGGAATCCCTCCCTTTGAAGCCGAGGGCCCCGAAGCCAAGCAACTCGCCGACGGATTTCGCCTCGACCTTACCGACGCGCTCTCCCAGTTGCCGCGAATCCAGGTGCGAGCCGCCCACTCCTTCACCAGCAGCAAATATGACGATGCCGGCATCCGCAACCTCGCTCAAACCCTGCAACTCGACACGCTGCTCTTCTGCAAACTCACCCTGAACGGCGACCAGATTCAGTTGCAGGTAGAAGTAGTCCGTGGCAGCGACGCCGTCCACCTCGCTTCCTTCCACTACAGCGGCACCAAGGATCAGATGGTCTCCATCCGCGATGAAATCGAGCGCGACGTCTACGCCCGCCTTGAGTCCACCGCCCTGAACGGTCGCCAGGTCCCCGGCAGCACCGAAAACCCCAAAGCCTACGAAGCCTACCTCAACGCCCGCGCCTTTCTCCTCCGCTGGACCGATGAACCCCTCGACAAAGTTCTGGAAGGCTTCCGCACCGCCATCGCCCTCGACCCCGGCTTCGCCAAAGCCTATGCCGAAATGGGCAGCGCCTATGTCATCGCCGCCGAACACAGCATGGCTCCCCGCGACAACGCCTACCGCAAAGCCGAAGAATTCGCCCAGAAAGCCATCGCCCTGGACCCATCGCAAGCCGAGGCCCACGCTACCCTCGGCTACATTCGCTTCCGCCGCGATTGGGACGCAGCCTCAGCCGAAAGGGAACTGCGCCAGGCCATCGACCTCGAACCCAATCAGGCCATCCACCACGCCATGCTCGCCCTCGTATTGGGCAACACCGGTCACTTCGAAGAGAGCCTGCACCAGATTGACCTCGCTCATGAAGACGACCCTCTCTGGCCACCCGTATATATGGGTGAAATCTACATAACCCTCGGTGCCCGCCTCAACGACCGCGCCATGAACGCCGTCAACAAACTCATCCGCATCAAGCCCGAGTGGCCCCTGGCCCGCGACCAGCAAGCCTGGGCCTTCTGGTACTCCGGCCGCTATGAAGAAGCCATTGCCTCCTGGCGCGCCATGGCCCTGCTCGGCAAGGACTCCGAACGACTCGCCCTCGAAGATCGTGGCCTCCAGGCCTTCCATCAAGGGGGCCTACCCGCCTACGCACGAGTTCGTTTGAAAGCCATCCAAAGCGGCCACATCTGGGCCCAGCCCAACGACTTCGAACCCGGAGAGTGGTACCTGGTAGCCGGAGATCAGGAGCGAGCCCTCGTCGAGATCCGCGCCATGGTCAAAAACCACAGCCCCGAAGCCCTGCAACTAGCAGTCAGCCCCGCCTACAACCCCCTCCACGAAAACCCAGAATTCCTGGCCCTCCTAGCCCAGGTAGGCCTAACCCTCCCCCACAACTACCCCAAACCCTAA
- a CDS encoding TIGR03435 family protein → MRRLFRGAGLVILACLYAGLLAAMPGAFAQTAGPQSQAFDVVAIRQIEATRFFREGNSSTTITTAHKSCDYSGEHVSCQLSLRELIEEAFQLKRYEIAGPDWLTEDLFVFQATMPLKTSKDNARLMLQGALRDRFGLSFHMEQRAIASYAMIPAKGGTKLQPAEDAEHRKLLSIGGRGGAVLTMSPGQFSAVAISLESLGKNLQSIAGLDRPVVNMTGLSGDYKVDLHWSQGEDAEAGMGPMDSGLRNAVKVQLGLELEKRQIPMRVLVVDHVNRTPSEN, encoded by the coding sequence ATGCGGCGACTGTTTCGCGGTGCTGGCTTGGTTATCCTGGCTTGTCTTTATGCGGGTTTATTGGCAGCTATGCCGGGTGCGTTCGCTCAGACGGCAGGGCCGCAGTCGCAGGCCTTTGATGTTGTTGCGATACGACAGATTGAGGCTACACGGTTCTTTCGCGAAGGAAACTCATCGACCACCATTACTACTGCGCATAAGTCGTGCGATTACTCAGGGGAGCATGTTAGCTGCCAGCTCTCGTTGCGTGAGTTGATCGAGGAAGCCTTTCAACTCAAGCGATATGAGATTGCGGGTCCGGACTGGCTTACGGAAGATCTGTTTGTCTTTCAGGCGACGATGCCTCTGAAGACCAGTAAAGATAATGCGCGTCTCATGTTGCAGGGTGCGTTGAGGGATCGATTTGGTTTGAGTTTTCACATGGAGCAGCGAGCTATCGCCAGTTATGCGATGATCCCTGCGAAAGGCGGGACGAAGCTGCAGCCGGCAGAGGATGCCGAGCATCGGAAGCTCTTGAGTATTGGAGGACGCGGCGGGGCAGTTCTAACTATGTCTCCGGGGCAGTTTTCGGCAGTGGCTATCTCACTTGAGTCACTGGGAAAGAATCTGCAATCCATTGCGGGTTTAGATCGGCCGGTAGTTAACATGACGGGTCTCAGCGGGGACTATAAGGTTGACCTGCATTGGTCGCAGGGTGAGGATGCAGAGGCCGGAATGGGTCCAATGGATTCAGGCTTGCGGAATGCAGTGAAAGTCCAGCTAGGATTGGAGCTGGAAAAGCGGCAGATTCCTATGCGTGTATTGGTCGTTGATCATGTCAACCGTACTCCATCGGAGAACTAA
- a CDS encoding AraC family transcriptional regulator yields MDELDKNQKKMVALLNHLATLDGMRPSSLQGVRLLRSGCSTRLPVMYEPSIIIVAQGRKRGYLHDRHFTYDARNYLTLTVPLPFECETEVAEDGPFLGVGIRIELAVLSDLLMQLDPKDRPKLVGLDETSVSATELDPALSDATIRLLECMTSAADANVLGPQVIREIHYRVLQGKQGGALQSLLLMDGPRKHMHRILHRMHSDYASPMDVPALASEIGMSVSALHHHFKALTATSPLQYLKTVRLHKARMLMVQDSLGASIAAERVGYESPSQFSREFKRLFGFSPVDETHRLRNAFSLSQPSTQAG; encoded by the coding sequence ATGGATGAGCTGGATAAAAATCAGAAGAAGATGGTTGCCCTCCTCAACCACCTCGCCACCCTCGATGGCATGCGCCCCTCATCGCTCCAGGGCGTCCGCCTCCTTCGCTCCGGCTGCTCTACCCGCCTTCCCGTCATGTATGAGCCAAGCATCATCATCGTCGCCCAGGGCCGCAAGCGCGGCTATCTGCACGATCGGCACTTCACCTACGACGCGCGCAACTACCTCACCCTGACCGTCCCGCTTCCTTTTGAATGTGAAACAGAAGTAGCCGAAGACGGCCCATTCCTCGGCGTAGGCATCCGCATCGAGCTCGCAGTCCTGAGCGATCTGCTCATGCAATTGGACCCCAAAGACCGCCCAAAACTCGTCGGCTTAGACGAGACCAGCGTCTCCGCCACCGAACTCGATCCCGCCCTGAGCGACGCCACCATCCGCCTGCTCGAATGCATGACATCGGCCGCAGACGCCAACGTCCTCGGCCCGCAGGTCATCCGTGAGATTCACTATCGCGTTCTCCAGGGCAAGCAAGGCGGCGCATTGCAATCGCTCCTCCTGATGGATGGCCCCCGCAAACACATGCATCGCATCCTTCACCGCATGCACTCCGACTACGCCAGCCCAATGGATGTCCCCGCCCTGGCCAGCGAAATCGGCATGAGCGTCTCCGCGCTCCACCATCACTTCAAGGCCCTCACCGCAACCTCGCCTCTGCAATACCTGAAAACCGTTCGCCTGCACAAAGCCAGAATGCTCATGGTTCAGGACTCACTCGGAGCCTCGATCGCTGCGGAGCGCGTCGGCTACGAGAGCCCCTCGCAGTTCAGCCGGGAATTCAAACGCCTCTTCGGCTTCTCGCCCGTAGACGAAACCCACCGCCTGCGCAACGCCTTCAGCCTGAGCCAACCCAGCACCCAGGCCGGCTAG
- a CDS encoding TIGR03435 family protein has protein sequence MTQSLPHKMRFNPILSLLAVAIAFLAAPAIHAQDAPTPKPPEASQTPLPTFDVSTIKPNKPDATGMIRFMSTPSGISYTGVNVHLLLYQAFDVEDDRIFGEPDWVKTTRYDVEAKVDGADAPRLKTLTRKQRGEMLLPLLADRFNLKFHHETKTLPVYELVISKGGSKLKESTPKLDADGKPTGGRWMTSDKKMEATGVKLDALLSLLSQQLGHTVVDKTNLTGSYDFTLKWTPDDAPVEAKGADGTSPTEEIAPSLFTALQEQLGLKLEPRKTTVDVIVIDHIEQPSAN, from the coding sequence ATGACCCAATCCCTTCCACACAAAATGAGATTCAATCCCATACTGTCTCTGCTCGCAGTTGCAATCGCGTTCCTTGCCGCACCAGCCATCCACGCACAGGACGCCCCAACCCCCAAGCCTCCCGAAGCAAGCCAAACACCGCTCCCAACCTTTGACGTTTCCACCATCAAGCCCAACAAGCCCGACGCCACCGGCATGATTCGTTTCATGTCCACGCCCAGCGGCATCTCTTATACAGGAGTCAACGTTCACCTCCTGCTCTACCAGGCATTCGATGTTGAAGACGATCGCATCTTCGGCGAACCCGACTGGGTTAAGACAACCCGCTACGATGTCGAGGCCAAGGTAGACGGCGCCGATGCACCAAGACTAAAGACCCTCACCCGCAAGCAGCGTGGCGAAATGCTTCTGCCCTTGCTGGCCGATCGCTTCAACCTCAAGTTCCATCACGAAACCAAGACCCTCCCCGTCTACGAACTCGTAATCAGCAAAGGCGGTTCCAAGTTAAAGGAATCGACACCCAAGCTGGACGCAGACGGAAAGCCAACCGGTGGGCGCTGGATGACTTCCGATAAAAAGATGGAAGCAACAGGCGTCAAACTCGACGCACTGCTCTCCCTGTTGTCGCAGCAGCTCGGCCACACCGTCGTCGACAAAACCAACCTCACCGGCAGCTACGATTTCACTTTGAAGTGGACCCCGGACGACGCCCCCGTAGAAGCAAAAGGCGCAGACGGCACAAGCCCGACCGAAGAAATCGCACCCTCTTTGTTCACCGCACTGCAAGAGCAACTAGGCCTCAAACTCGAACCCCGAAAAACCACAGTCGATGTAATCGTCATCGACCACATCGAACAACCCTCAGCAAATTAG
- a CDS encoding choice-of-anchor tandem repeat GloVer-containing protein, with protein sequence MKPFSSVLFSGAVCASIVLGILPAVAQSALPVASVQTQAKDPNALLASNKLAVTKPVPAVGSVGSPKPAGEAAQPSVVLLHEFAGGTADGFAPYTGLIQASDGNFYGTTQDGGSGSGGTVFEVTPTGQYTVIHSFTNGMDGGQPYSALIEATDGYLYGTTSLYGQWNGGTLFKINLENHVLITLAGFEQEGFPIGNLIDDGAGTLYGTTFDGGKYEDGSVYSWNYNTRTLRTLYSFSGGLDGGKPQGGVVLASDGKLYGTARYGGPYNDTGLGDGTAFVLNTDGTGFAAFYTFSNGVLQDDGYEPTQSLVQAADGNLYGTTNGGGANSGGTYYKIVPSGASSTLIALHDFNPNNGEGANVYLGSPLVGGDGKIYVAGSDGGANSGGQIMQMDVDGTPTDIYDFSTPADDEASSPFGGVLEGQDGSLFGTAENGGTYEGSVYQLTAAVTPAMTFTASPATAYVGGTVTLNWAVANAFSPSASVCVARSTDGTFGGNGSTGIREISGTEQVTTVIKGTITYTLTCGGVETASATVTVLTTPTTTTTTVPSATIQYGQGASINAKVISQLQSSVPTGTLQLTHGSRVISTTSLSGGTGTLQIPINEFEPGTYLMPITYLGNVDYSSSVSQAFSLTVQPLVPAVTLQFSPSTLVQGSPSTVTVTVSNGGLTTPMGQVLIKTGTRLIASPALVNGSATATFDTTNFGTTSYPVTATYEGDKYDATATQTQTVVLTKASTLTTLSGAASVAEDGLVTFHIAVARPNLEGFATGTVNVMIGTKVVAVPRLSNGVATSTVHFLGYAPGRYTVTAQYAGDTNNNGSASTPETVTVNAQNP encoded by the coding sequence ATGAAGCCTTTTAGCTCTGTACTTTTCAGTGGCGCAGTTTGTGCCTCCATCGTTTTAGGCATACTGCCTGCTGTTGCCCAATCCGCGTTGCCGGTTGCGTCGGTTCAGACGCAGGCGAAGGATCCCAATGCGTTGCTCGCAAGCAATAAGCTGGCGGTGACTAAGCCGGTGCCTGCGGTGGGGAGCGTCGGATCGCCGAAACCTGCGGGGGAGGCAGCGCAGCCGAGCGTTGTTTTGCTGCATGAGTTTGCGGGAGGGACTGCGGACGGATTCGCGCCTTATACCGGCTTGATCCAGGCCAGCGACGGCAATTTTTATGGCACGACGCAGGATGGCGGCTCCGGTAGTGGCGGAACGGTCTTTGAGGTGACGCCGACGGGGCAGTACACGGTGATCCATTCGTTTACGAACGGAATGGATGGCGGACAACCGTACTCGGCGTTGATTGAAGCGACGGATGGCTACCTGTATGGCACGACAAGTTTGTATGGGCAGTGGAACGGCGGAACGCTGTTCAAGATCAACCTGGAAAACCATGTGCTGATAACGCTGGCGGGTTTCGAGCAGGAAGGGTTTCCGATCGGCAACCTGATCGATGATGGTGCGGGCACTTTGTACGGCACGACGTTCGACGGCGGCAAGTACGAGGACGGCAGTGTCTATAGCTGGAACTACAACACGCGGACACTTCGCACGCTGTACTCGTTCAGCGGCGGGCTGGATGGGGGCAAGCCGCAGGGTGGTGTGGTGCTGGCGAGCGACGGCAAGCTCTATGGAACAGCGCGCTATGGCGGTCCATACAACGATACGGGGCTGGGCGATGGAACGGCGTTTGTGCTGAATACCGATGGCACGGGGTTTGCGGCGTTTTACACGTTCTCAAACGGGGTGTTGCAGGACGACGGATATGAGCCGACGCAGAGCCTGGTGCAGGCGGCGGATGGCAATCTGTATGGCACGACGAATGGAGGCGGCGCGAATTCGGGAGGAACGTATTACAAGATTGTTCCGTCGGGCGCGAGCTCTACTTTGATTGCGCTGCATGACTTCAACCCGAATAACGGCGAGGGTGCGAATGTGTACCTGGGTTCGCCGCTGGTTGGGGGCGACGGAAAGATCTATGTTGCGGGTTCGGATGGCGGCGCTAACTCCGGTGGCCAGATTATGCAGATGGATGTGGATGGTACTCCGACGGACATCTATGACTTCAGCACGCCGGCGGATGATGAGGCCTCGAGTCCTTTTGGCGGAGTTCTGGAGGGGCAGGATGGAAGCCTCTTTGGCACGGCCGAGAATGGCGGCACCTATGAGGGCTCGGTTTATCAGTTGACGGCTGCGGTGACTCCGGCGATGACGTTTACGGCCAGCCCTGCGACTGCTTATGTCGGCGGGACGGTGACGCTGAACTGGGCGGTGGCGAATGCCTTCAGCCCGAGCGCGAGTGTATGCGTTGCGCGCAGCACGGATGGTACTTTCGGCGGGAATGGAAGCACAGGCATTCGCGAGATATCCGGCACGGAGCAGGTGACGACGGTGATCAAGGGAACGATCACTTACACGCTGACATGCGGCGGTGTGGAGACTGCATCGGCTACGGTGACGGTGCTTACGACTCCGACTACGACGACTACGACTGTGCCATCGGCGACGATTCAGTATGGGCAGGGCGCATCGATCAATGCGAAGGTGATTTCGCAACTGCAATCGAGCGTGCCTACGGGAACGCTGCAATTGACGCATGGTTCGCGCGTGATCTCGACTACTTCGCTTTCCGGCGGTACGGGGACGCTGCAGATTCCGATCAATGAGTTCGAGCCGGGCACTTACCTGATGCCGATCACTTACCTGGGCAATGTGGACTACAGCAGTTCTGTATCGCAGGCTTTTTCACTGACGGTACAGCCGCTGGTTCCTGCAGTTACATTGCAGTTCAGTCCGAGCACGCTGGTGCAGGGTTCGCCATCGACGGTTACGGTCACGGTGTCGAACGGAGGGCTGACGACGCCGATGGGCCAGGTTCTGATCAAGACGGGAACGCGCTTGATTGCCAGCCCTGCGCTGGTGAATGGCAGTGCGACGGCGACGTTCGATACGACGAACTTCGGTACGACGAGCTATCCGGTGACGGCGACTTATGAGGGTGATAAGTATGACGCGACGGCTACGCAGACACAGACTGTTGTGCTGACGAAGGCGTCGACGCTCACTACATTGAGCGGAGCTGCTTCGGTTGCGGAGGACGGCCTGGTTACGTTCCACATTGCTGTGGCTCGCCCTAACCTTGAGGGCTTTGCCACGGGAACGGTCAACGTGATGATTGGGACGAAGGTGGTTGCTGTGCCGAGGTTGTCGAATGGCGTGGCTACATCGACTGTCCACTTTCTGGGTTATGCGCCGGGCCGTTACACGGTGACTGCGCAGTATGCCGGGGATACCAATAACAATGGATCGGCTTCGACGCCGGAGACGGTGACGGTGAATGCGCAGAATCCATAG
- a CDS encoding TIGR03435 family protein yields MAQGTVAATGPSFEVVSLKKVVINQDQYNSSSAGIAFGPQTKPCEYLPDRVRCQLVLQDLIEEAYQIKGVEMVAPKWLDEDVFSIEATMPVGTSRDTARLMLRQALADRFGLRVHREKRDTTVYALIADKLGVRLLEADDPAHRKLKDVSTPVGSLPAQVYSQPGQFFAAAMTLDDLAANIGVRTDLNSPVVNLTGLTGKYKFDLHWTPPDDDHGTPTQKDPGFMAAIQKQSGLRLEKRKVLYDVLVVDHIQRVPLEN; encoded by the coding sequence ATGGCACAGGGAACCGTTGCCGCAACAGGGCCATCTTTTGAAGTCGTGTCCCTGAAGAAAGTGGTCATTAATCAAGACCAATATAATTCGTCTTCCGCAGGGATTGCATTTGGGCCACAAACCAAACCTTGTGAGTATTTGCCGGATCGAGTACGTTGCCAACTCGTGCTGCAAGACTTGATAGAAGAGGCTTATCAAATCAAGGGAGTGGAGATGGTTGCTCCTAAATGGCTAGATGAAGATGTTTTCTCTATTGAGGCAACTATGCCGGTTGGGACAAGCCGTGATACTGCGCGTTTGATGCTGCGGCAGGCACTTGCTGATCGGTTTGGGTTGAGAGTTCATCGAGAAAAAAGGGATACCACCGTTTATGCACTGATTGCGGATAAACTGGGCGTCAGGCTGCTGGAGGCGGACGATCCTGCTCATCGCAAGCTGAAAGATGTCAGTACTCCTGTTGGCTCTTTGCCCGCTCAGGTTTACTCGCAACCCGGACAATTCTTTGCGGCAGCGATGACACTTGATGACTTGGCTGCGAATATAGGCGTCCGCACTGACTTGAACTCACCGGTGGTCAACCTTACTGGATTGACCGGCAAGTACAAGTTCGACCTACACTGGACACCGCCCGATGATGATCACGGCACTCCAACACAGAAGGACCCGGGATTCATGGCGGCGATTCAGAAGCAGTCAGGCCTTCGGCTGGAAAAGCGAAAGGTTCTCTACGATGTGCTTGTCGTCGATCACATTCAACGCGTTCCGTTGGAAAATTGA
- a CDS encoding TM2 domain-containing protein, with the protein MSAYSYPDSYPSPSPQQVFQMQFESVRRDEVVGVLLAIFLGCFGIHHFYVGRVGLGILYCCFCWTGIPALLGLVECFFMPGRVRAYNAQQAAGIAAALGIAIPFPGWGGYGYAAQPVYVSVSAAANGEAALVACGNCRQVNAVGSRFCGGCGARL; encoded by the coding sequence ATGAGTGCTTATTCGTATCCTGATTCATATCCCAGTCCTAGTCCGCAGCAGGTGTTTCAGATGCAGTTTGAGTCGGTGCGCCGGGATGAGGTTGTGGGCGTGTTGCTGGCGATATTCCTGGGGTGTTTTGGCATTCACCACTTTTATGTGGGCCGGGTGGGTCTGGGGATTCTTTATTGCTGCTTCTGCTGGACGGGGATTCCGGCGCTGCTGGGGCTGGTGGAGTGTTTCTTTATGCCGGGGCGGGTGCGTGCTTATAACGCGCAGCAGGCGGCGGGGATTGCGGCGGCGCTGGGGATCGCGATTCCCTTTCCGGGATGGGGTGGCTATGGGTATGCCGCGCAGCCGGTTTATGTTTCGGTGTCGGCTGCGGCAAATGGTGAGGCGGCGTTGGTGGCTTGCGGGAATTGCCGACAGGTGAATGCTGTGGGGTCGAGGTTTTGTGGGGGTTGCGGGGCGCGGTTGTAG